In Deltaproteobacteria bacterium, a single window of DNA contains:
- the ubiE gene encoding bifunctional demethylmenaquinone methyltransferase/2-methoxy-6-polyprenyl-1,4-benzoquinol methylase UbiE, with the protein MSAEVREMFASIARRYDTANEVLSLGIHKGWRRAAVHLSGAAPGQRVLDCATGTGDLALEFKRAVGAGGEVIGTDFCAEMLESAPAKAAKAHLQVKFAVADVLALPYPDGQFDVASIAFGIRNVDDPLLCLREMARVVKPGGCVIVLEFGQPRGPFGALFRAYSRGVMPVVGGLLTGNRAAYEYLPRTAAAFPAGEKFLGVMRESDAFSATEAHPLTFGTAYVYRGVK; encoded by the coding sequence ATGAGCGCCGAAGTGCGCGAGATGTTCGCCTCGATCGCGCGGCGCTACGACACCGCCAACGAAGTGCTCTCGCTCGGCATTCACAAGGGCTGGAGGCGGGCGGCAGTCCATCTCTCGGGGGCAGCTCCGGGACAGCGCGTGCTGGATTGCGCCACCGGCACCGGAGATCTGGCGCTCGAGTTCAAGCGCGCGGTCGGCGCCGGCGGCGAGGTGATCGGGACGGACTTCTGCGCCGAGATGCTGGAAAGCGCTCCGGCCAAGGCGGCGAAGGCGCACCTTCAGGTGAAGTTCGCCGTCGCCGACGTTCTCGCGCTGCCCTACCCGGACGGACAGTTCGACGTCGCCTCGATCGCGTTCGGGATTCGCAACGTCGACGATCCGCTGCTCTGCCTGCGGGAGATGGCGCGGGTGGTAAAGCCCGGCGGCTGCGTCATCGTGCTCGAGTTCGGCCAGCCGCGCGGCCCTTTCGGCGCGCTCTTCCGCGCCTACAGCCGCGGGGTGATGCCGGTAGTGGGGGGCCTGCTCACGGGGAACCGCGCCGCTTACGAGTATCTGCCCCGGACGGCGGCGGCCTTTCCCGCGGGTGAGAAGTTCCTCGGCGTGATGCGGGAGTCGGACGCGTTCAGCGCCACGGAGGCGCACCCGCTGACGTTCGGGACGGCGTACGTCTACCGTGGCGTGAAGTAG
- a CDS encoding NUDIX hydrolase has product MASAVWHGIPVPSRMKFCPSCASPLIARKLDERTRLVCASESCDYVFYDNPAPVVAALVEHGQTVLLVRNKGWPEKWYGLVSGFLEKGESPEDGVLREVKEEVGLKGEIVSFIGAYPFLEMNQIILAYHVRGHGEIVVGDEIAGVKAVPPDKLRPWPLGTGQAVRDWLAARGGLGPTVA; this is encoded by the coding sequence ATGGCGTCGGCAGTTTGGCACGGAATCCCTGTGCCTTCGCGGATGAAGTTCTGCCCGTCGTGCGCCAGTCCGCTCATCGCCCGCAAGCTGGATGAGCGCACGCGACTCGTCTGCGCGAGCGAATCCTGCGATTACGTCTTCTACGACAACCCCGCGCCGGTGGTGGCGGCCCTCGTCGAGCACGGGCAGACGGTCCTTTTGGTCCGCAACAAGGGCTGGCCGGAGAAATGGTACGGCCTGGTTTCCGGCTTCCTGGAAAAAGGGGAGTCGCCCGAGGACGGCGTCCTCCGCGAGGTGAAGGAGGAGGTGGGCCTGAAGGGCGAGATCGTCTCCTTCATCGGCGCCTATCCGTTCCTCGAGATGAACCAGATCATCCTCGCGTACCACGTGCGCGGGCACGGAGAGATCGTCGTGGGCGACGAGATCGCCGGCGTGAAGGCGGTGCCTCCCGACAAGCTGCGCCCGTGGCCGCTCGGCACCGGCCAGGCCGTCCGCGACTGGCTCGCGGCCCGGGGCGGACTCGGCCCGACCGTGGCTTGA
- a CDS encoding ankyrin repeat domain-containing protein: MLMAMVLAAADPADFLAAVRALDLARVERLLEDDPSLASARDEKGSAVAAALGARRGEGFVPRRQNRVLDAILRRQPRLAGWEVSAVGTAEDVRAQVAGDPAFVKSVAPNGWTPLHAAAFADNAATAAILLAAGADVNARAKNKFDNTPLHVSMLSQSSEVAKVLMAHGAEIDARMSEGATALHEAAMNGDAVSIRMLLDAGADPSLKMPNGKTALDLARKGKHQEAARVLQAVSAKVR, translated from the coding sequence ATGCTCATGGCCATGGTTCTTGCTGCCGCCGATCCCGCCGACTTCCTCGCCGCCGTGCGGGCACTGGACCTTGCACGCGTCGAGCGGCTGCTCGAAGACGATCCGTCGCTCGCCTCCGCCCGCGACGAGAAAGGATCCGCCGTCGCTGCAGCGCTCGGCGCACGTCGCGGCGAAGGGTTCGTGCCTCGCCGCCAGAATCGCGTCCTCGACGCGATCCTGCGGCGTCAACCCCGGCTCGCGGGCTGGGAAGTCTCCGCGGTCGGAACCGCAGAAGACGTCCGCGCGCAGGTCGCAGGTGATCCCGCCTTCGTCAAGAGCGTCGCACCCAACGGCTGGACTCCGCTGCACGCCGCGGCCTTCGCCGACAACGCCGCGACGGCGGCCATCCTGCTCGCTGCGGGCGCGGACGTGAACGCGCGGGCGAAGAACAAGTTCGACAACACGCCCCTTCACGTGTCGATGCTCTCGCAGTCGTCGGAAGTGGCGAAGGTGCTGATGGCGCACGGCGCCGAGATCGATGCGCGCATGTCGGAAGGCGCCACTGCCCTGCACGAGGCGGCCATGAACGGCGACGCCGTCTCGATCCGGATGCTGCTCGACGCCGGGGCGGATCCGTCGCTGAAGATGCCGAACGGCAAGACGGCGCTCGATCTCGCCCGGAAAGGAAAGCATCAAGAGGCGGCGCGCGTCCTGCAGGCGGTGTCTGCCAAGGTGCGGTGA
- the maiA gene encoding maleylacetoacetate isomerase: MKFYEAVLSSAAFRVRIALNLKRLAYESVVFDLRANQHLTEEYRRVNPMHSVPALELAPGQFLFESMAIVEYLDETHPEPPLLPKEPLARSRVRAIAQLVACDIHPLNNLRVLRYLARELKADDAARDRWYAHWIHEGFRGLESALPESGPYCHGDAPTAADVFLVPQVANAIRYKVDIAGFPRTRRIYDACMKLDAFAKAHPDQRQR, encoded by the coding sequence ATGAAGTTCTACGAAGCAGTGCTCTCCTCCGCTGCGTTCCGCGTCCGCATCGCCCTCAACCTCAAGCGCCTCGCGTACGAGTCGGTGGTCTTCGACCTGCGGGCGAACCAGCACCTGACGGAGGAGTACCGGCGGGTCAACCCGATGCATTCCGTTCCCGCGCTGGAGCTCGCGCCGGGACAGTTCCTCTTCGAGTCGATGGCGATCGTCGAGTATCTGGACGAGACGCATCCCGAGCCGCCGCTGCTGCCCAAAGAGCCGCTGGCGAGGTCGCGCGTCCGCGCCATCGCGCAGCTCGTCGCCTGCGACATCCATCCGCTCAACAACCTGCGGGTGCTGCGCTACCTCGCGCGCGAGCTGAAGGCCGACGATGCGGCGCGCGACCGCTGGTACGCGCACTGGATCCACGAGGGCTTCCGCGGGCTGGAGTCGGCGTTGCCGGAGAGCGGACCGTACTGCCACGGCGATGCGCCCACGGCGGCGGATGTGTTCCTGGTGCCTCAGGTGGCGAACGCGATCCGGTACAAGGTCGACATCGCCGGCTTCCCGCGCACGCGCCGCATCTACGACGCTTGCATGAAGCTCGACGCCTTCGCCAAGGCCCATCCTGATCAGCGGCAGCGCTGA
- a CDS encoding aminotransferase class I/II-fold pyridoxal phosphate-dependent enzyme, whose amino-acid sequence MVLQSRDGRVVAVARGVQGEFKHRDPRFLIGRTSPLKTAPPAPEPKPPAVDEATYRIEQFPEVQELEQRLGLATAFGLRNPYFNVHERVTNDTSVIGGRTVINWSSYNYLGLSGDPNVTRAAQEAVARYGTSVSASRVASGEKPLHRELEQELAALLGTEDSVVTVSGHGVFVTTIATLVKDGDLVLHDALAHDCIVSGAKLSGAKRRPFPHNDWRALEKQLQQLRPHYRRVLIAIEGVYSMDGDFPDLPRFIELKKKYGCLLLVDEAHSIGVMGKTGAGIGEHFGVNRADVDLWMGTLSKSFASCGGYVCGSKQLVQFLKYSAGGFVFSVGISPANTAAALEALRQLKAHPEKVARLHERASLFLRLAKEKGIDTGFSAESAVIPAILGNSLHALQVSDALKQRGINVQPILYPAVEETAARLRFFCTATHTEQQIRETVEVLAEEIARARAESGEATGTA is encoded by the coding sequence ATCGTGCTGCAGTCGCGCGACGGCAGGGTGGTGGCCGTTGCCCGCGGCGTGCAGGGGGAGTTCAAGCACCGCGATCCGCGCTTCCTCATCGGCCGCACCTCGCCGCTGAAGACGGCTCCCCCGGCTCCGGAGCCGAAGCCGCCGGCGGTCGACGAGGCGACGTATCGCATCGAGCAGTTCCCCGAGGTCCAGGAGCTGGAGCAGCGGCTCGGCCTCGCCACTGCGTTCGGCCTGCGCAATCCGTACTTCAACGTCCACGAGCGCGTCACCAACGACACTTCGGTGATCGGCGGCCGGACGGTGATCAACTGGTCCAGCTACAACTACCTTGGCCTGTCTGGCGACCCGAACGTCACCCGGGCCGCGCAGGAAGCGGTCGCGCGGTACGGCACCAGTGTCTCCGCGAGCCGCGTCGCCTCCGGCGAGAAGCCGCTGCACCGCGAGCTCGAGCAGGAGCTGGCCGCGCTGCTCGGCACGGAGGACAGCGTCGTCACCGTGTCCGGCCACGGCGTCTTCGTCACCACCATCGCCACGCTGGTGAAAGACGGCGACCTCGTGTTGCACGACGCGCTGGCACACGACTGCATCGTCTCCGGCGCCAAGCTGTCGGGCGCGAAGCGCCGGCCGTTCCCGCACAACGACTGGCGCGCGCTGGAGAAACAGCTCCAGCAGCTCCGGCCGCACTACCGGCGCGTCCTCATCGCCATCGAGGGCGTGTACTCAATGGACGGGGACTTCCCCGATCTGCCGCGCTTCATCGAGCTGAAGAAGAAGTACGGCTGCCTCCTCCTGGTCGACGAGGCGCACTCCATCGGCGTGATGGGGAAGACCGGAGCTGGAATCGGCGAGCACTTCGGCGTGAACCGCGCCGACGTCGACCTCTGGATGGGGACGCTGAGCAAGAGCTTCGCCTCCTGCGGCGGCTACGTCTGCGGCAGCAAGCAGCTCGTCCAGTTCCTCAAGTACAGCGCCGGTGGTTTCGTGTTCAGCGTGGGCATCTCGCCGGCGAACACCGCCGCGGCGTTGGAGGCGCTGCGGCAGCTCAAGGCGCATCCGGAGAAGGTGGCGCGCCTGCACGAGCGGGCGTCGCTGTTCCTCCGGCTGGCGAAGGAGAAGGGAATCGACACGGGCTTCTCGGCGGAGAGCGCGGTCATTCCGGCCATCCTGGGGAACTCGCTGCACGCGCTTCAAGTCAGCGATGCCCTCAAGCAGCGGGGAATCAACGTGCAACCGATTCTCTACCCCGCCGTCGAGGAAACCGCGGCGCGCCTCCGGTTCTTCTGCACCGCCACGCACACCGAGCAGCAGATCCGCGAGACCGTGGAAGTGCTGGCGGAAGAGATCGCGCGGGCGCGGGCCGAATCCGGCGAGGCGACCGGTACGGCTTAA
- a CDS encoding response regulator transcription factor: MIRVAIVENETLVREGLRRVLELDGGLRVEGEARDGAEAVEMLRRSRPDVALLDVRMPRADGIAVLRELGADANPIRCIVLTTFDDADAFLAALRAGARGYLLKDASPQELGEAIRAVAAGGTWFKPAVSDTVLRGLASLQTGERHDEVREDLTAREREVLRLLAGGYSNREIGDALGVAERTVKNHVASILGKLWVRDRTRAVLKALSLRLL; encoded by the coding sequence GTGATCCGCGTGGCCATCGTGGAGAACGAAACCCTGGTCCGCGAGGGGCTCCGCCGGGTGCTCGAGCTGGACGGCGGCCTGCGCGTCGAGGGCGAGGCGCGCGATGGCGCGGAGGCGGTCGAGATGCTGCGCCGGAGCCGGCCGGACGTCGCGCTCCTCGACGTGCGCATGCCGCGCGCCGACGGAATCGCCGTCCTGCGCGAGCTGGGGGCGGACGCGAATCCGATCCGCTGCATCGTCCTCACCACCTTCGACGACGCGGACGCGTTCCTCGCCGCCCTCCGGGCCGGAGCGCGGGGCTACCTGCTCAAGGACGCCTCGCCCCAGGAGCTCGGCGAGGCCATCCGCGCCGTCGCCGCCGGCGGAACCTGGTTCAAACCCGCCGTCAGCGACACGGTGCTGCGCGGCCTCGCCTCGTTGCAAACGGGCGAAAGACACGACGAGGTGAGGGAAGACCTCACCGCGCGGGAGCGGGAAGTGCTGCGGCTGTTGGCCGGCGGCTACTCGAACCGCGAGATCGGCGACGCGCTGGGCGTCGCCGAGCGGACGGTGAAGAACCACGTCGCCAGCATTCTCGGCAAGCTCTGGGTGCGCGACCGCACGCGCGCGGTGCTGAAGGCGCTTTCGCTACGACTTCTTTAA
- a CDS encoding NAD-dependent epimerase/dehydratase family protein: MRVLLTGGSGFLGSFVAERLATEGHVVRALVRPRSERKVLDRLPRVELAPGAIEDRASLGAAVDGVDAVVHVAGIVKARRPAEFFEVNTQGTRNLLEAALRRPVPRFVYVSSLAAVGPSTDGTPVADDVEPRPVTHYGRSKLEAERAVLAAKDRLHVTVVRPPLIYGPRDRETLAFFTSVRNGVLPMTGDGTNTLSVVYVEDCAAAVVRVLHAQGVPSGRSYFVDDGSVYVWRDALKEIETALGRRALVRFGMPLGVVKVAAAATQLWGKMTNTAQMLTLDKVNELTQPHWVCSGAGARRELGWEPRVQWAQGVQEAVKWYRAEGWL, translated from the coding sequence ATGCGGGTCCTGCTGACCGGGGGTTCAGGCTTTCTCGGGTCGTTCGTCGCTGAGCGGCTGGCGACGGAAGGCCATGTAGTCCGGGCGCTGGTCCGCCCGCGCAGCGAGCGGAAGGTGTTGGACAGGCTGCCGCGCGTCGAGCTGGCTCCCGGCGCCATCGAGGATCGCGCGTCGCTCGGCGCGGCCGTGGACGGCGTGGACGCCGTCGTGCACGTGGCTGGCATCGTGAAGGCGCGGCGGCCAGCGGAGTTCTTCGAGGTGAACACCCAGGGCACCAGGAACCTGCTCGAGGCGGCGCTGCGCCGGCCCGTCCCGCGGTTCGTGTACGTATCGTCGCTTGCGGCCGTGGGACCGAGCACCGACGGCACGCCGGTTGCCGATGACGTCGAGCCCCGGCCGGTTACGCACTACGGGCGGAGCAAGCTCGAGGCGGAACGGGCGGTGCTGGCGGCGAAGGACCGGCTTCACGTCACCGTCGTGCGACCACCGCTGATCTACGGCCCGCGCGACCGCGAGACGTTGGCGTTCTTCACCTCCGTTCGCAACGGCGTGCTGCCGATGACCGGCGACGGGACGAACACGCTCAGCGTCGTCTACGTCGAAGACTGCGCGGCGGCGGTCGTGCGGGTGCTGCACGCGCAGGGCGTGCCCTCTGGCCGCAGCTATTTCGTCGACGATGGCTCGGTCTACGTCTGGCGTGACGCCCTCAAGGAGATCGAGACTGCGCTCGGCCGCCGCGCATTGGTGCGCTTTGGAATGCCGCTCGGCGTCGTCAAGGTGGCGGCAGCGGCGACGCAGCTCTGGGGAAAGATGACCAATACGGCGCAGATGCTGACGCTCGACAAGGTGAACGAGCTGACGCAGCCGCATTGGGTCTGCTCCGGCGCGGGCGCGAGGCGCGAGCTCGGCTGGGAGCCGCGCGTGCAGTGGGCACAAGGAGTGCAGGAAGCGGTGAAGTGGTACCGCGCCGAGGGGTGGCTATGA
- a CDS encoding fatty acyl-AMP ligase, with product MIGVVPALNACEGEHSRGFTFIGARGPGKDLFVSFHDLRLATQRRAAHYAAAGIGRGDRVALVVPEGEQFIPAFLGALWGGLIPVPLYPPVSLGKLDAFMDALVSILNVAKPRILVTTERVAKVLWSAVGRIPSIEKVLTTAELAKDAGALPAAADVRDDEVAFLQFTSGSTALPKGVMVTHGSLAANCAAIVRDGLCADGAHDVAVSWLPLYHDMGLIGFVIAPICFRIPAVFIATMSFIKNATIWLETLHKYRGTLTFAPNFAYALITKRARPEQIARWDLSRMRVFGCGAEPINPETMRAFVAAMAPAGVKPETLLPCYGMAEATLAISFVPIEEPLQTDRIDLDRYHRDHKAAPVSDSAPFLEVVNCGRTFPGHELSVQDDDGRILPDRHVGEVCLRGPSVTAGYWESPEATKATFRGGWLRTGDLGYLVAGRVFVSGRIKDILIVNGRNYYPQRIEWLVDEIPGVRKGSSVVFTRPGSASEEIVVAVESRTADPAALRAQIVSRVGEEFQLAVSDVALVAPGALPKTSSGKLQRRKTREQYLNGTIGRVGRGGSTRIAVARHLALSLVGRARHEVRKLFGG from the coding sequence ATGATCGGCGTCGTCCCTGCCCTGAACGCTTGCGAAGGCGAGCATTCGCGCGGTTTCACCTTCATAGGCGCCAGAGGTCCCGGCAAGGATCTCTTCGTTTCCTTTCATGATCTTCGCCTCGCCACCCAGCGGCGCGCCGCTCATTACGCGGCGGCCGGGATCGGGCGCGGCGACCGGGTAGCGCTGGTGGTACCCGAGGGAGAGCAGTTCATCCCCGCATTCCTCGGCGCGCTTTGGGGTGGATTGATCCCGGTACCGCTCTACCCGCCGGTCTCGCTCGGCAAGCTGGACGCGTTCATGGATGCCCTGGTGAGCATCCTCAACGTCGCGAAGCCCCGGATCCTGGTCACGACCGAGCGCGTCGCCAAGGTGCTGTGGTCGGCGGTCGGCCGGATCCCGAGCATCGAGAAGGTGCTGACGACCGCAGAGTTGGCGAAGGATGCCGGCGCGCTTCCAGCCGCTGCCGACGTGCGCGACGACGAGGTGGCCTTCCTCCAGTTCACGTCCGGCAGCACCGCGCTCCCCAAGGGAGTGATGGTGACGCACGGAAGCCTGGCAGCGAACTGCGCGGCCATCGTGCGTGACGGACTGTGCGCCGACGGCGCGCACGACGTCGCCGTGTCGTGGCTGCCGCTGTACCACGACATGGGGCTGATCGGGTTCGTCATCGCCCCCATCTGCTTCCGGATCCCGGCAGTGTTCATCGCGACGATGAGCTTCATCAAGAACGCCACCATCTGGCTGGAGACTTTGCACAAGTACCGGGGGACGCTGACGTTCGCGCCCAACTTCGCATACGCGCTGATCACCAAGCGGGCGAGGCCGGAGCAGATCGCGCGCTGGGACTTGTCGCGGATGCGCGTCTTTGGTTGCGGGGCGGAGCCGATCAATCCGGAGACGATGCGCGCCTTCGTCGCCGCCATGGCGCCCGCCGGGGTGAAGCCCGAAACGCTTCTCCCTTGTTATGGAATGGCCGAGGCGACGCTGGCCATCTCGTTTGTTCCCATCGAGGAGCCTCTCCAGACCGACCGCATCGACCTCGACCGGTATCACCGCGACCACAAGGCCGCGCCCGTCTCCGACAGCGCACCCTTTCTCGAAGTGGTGAACTGCGGTCGCACTTTTCCCGGCCACGAGCTTTCCGTCCAGGACGACGACGGCCGCATCCTCCCCGACCGCCACGTCGGCGAGGTGTGCCTCCGGGGCCCGAGCGTCACCGCCGGCTACTGGGAGAGTCCGGAAGCCACGAAGGCGACATTCCGCGGCGGGTGGCTGCGGACCGGCGATCTCGGCTATCTCGTCGCCGGCCGCGTTTTCGTCTCCGGCCGGATCAAGGACATCCTCATCGTCAACGGGCGCAACTACTACCCCCAGCGGATTGAATGGCTGGTGGACGAGATCCCCGGCGTGCGCAAGGGAAGCTCGGTGGTCTTCACCCGGCCCGGCTCCGCGTCCGAGGAGATCGTGGTGGCGGTCGAGTCGCGCACCGCCGATCCGGCGGCGCTCAGGGCGCAGATCGTCTCGCGCGTCGGCGAGGAGTTCCAGCTCGCCGTCTCCGACGTGGCGCTGGTCGCGCCCGGTGCCCTCCCGAAGACGTCCTCCGGCAAGCTGCAGCGGAGGAAGACGCGCGAGCAGTACCTGAACGGCACCATTGGACGCGTCGGCCGCGGAGGCAGCACGCGGATTGCGGTGGCCAGGCACCTCGCGCTGTCGCTGGTCGGGCGGGCGCGCCACGAAGTCAGGAAGCTCTTCGGAGGTTGA
- the aroF gene encoding 3-deoxy-7-phosphoheptulonate synthase: MTSGPSLVLRDHRPQGTRVRIAPGVTVGGPAFVVMAGPCAVESGEQIEAAAGLVAAAGCPVLRGGAFKPRSSPYSFQGLGARGVRLLLDAAGEQGLAVVTEVLEPADLPAFDGVALLQVGARNMQNFPLLKALGQLRRPVLLKRGLAATVEEWLLAAEYLLAGGNDQVILCERGVRGFEPSTRNMLDLSAVVIAKQRTHLPVMVDPSHASGRRELVIPLSLAAAAAGADGLLVEVHPRPSEALSDGEQALLPDDLRTLMARLAPVLNAVGRELWRPVEDRRAVAR, encoded by the coding sequence ATGACCTCAGGGCCGTCGCTGGTGCTCCGCGACCATCGGCCGCAGGGCACTAGGGTCCGTATCGCCCCCGGGGTGACTGTGGGTGGCCCGGCGTTCGTAGTCATGGCGGGCCCGTGCGCCGTCGAAAGCGGAGAGCAGATCGAGGCCGCTGCTGGCCTGGTCGCCGCGGCGGGCTGTCCGGTGCTGCGAGGCGGCGCCTTCAAGCCGCGGTCGAGTCCATACAGCTTCCAGGGACTCGGTGCGCGGGGAGTTCGCCTGCTCCTCGACGCGGCGGGCGAGCAAGGGTTGGCTGTCGTCACTGAAGTGCTCGAGCCCGCCGATCTGCCTGCTTTCGACGGTGTGGCGCTGCTCCAGGTGGGCGCCCGCAACATGCAGAACTTCCCGCTGCTGAAGGCGCTCGGCCAGCTTCGGCGGCCGGTCCTGCTCAAGCGCGGTCTCGCCGCCACGGTCGAAGAGTGGTTGCTCGCGGCGGAATATCTCCTCGCCGGTGGAAACGATCAGGTCATTCTCTGTGAGCGGGGCGTCCGCGGTTTCGAGCCGTCCACCCGGAACATGCTCGACCTTTCGGCGGTGGTGATCGCGAAGCAGCGCACGCATCTGCCGGTGATGGTCGATCCTTCCCACGCGTCCGGGCGGCGCGAGCTGGTGATCCCGTTGAGCCTCGCCGCCGCAGCCGCGGGCGCCGACGGATTGCTCGTCGAGGTCCATCCGCGCCCGTCCGAGGCCCTGAGCGACGGCGAGCAGGCCCTGCTCCCTGACGACCTCAGGACGCTCATGGCGCGGCTCGCGCCCGTTCTCAATGCGGTGGGGCGCGAGCTATGGCGTCCCGTAGAAGATCGGCGGGCGGTCGCGCGATGA
- a CDS encoding acyl carrier protein, whose product MGERIDVIEMFKQAAFEVDNRRLPDLKADTPIATLGMDSVAVMELVAWFEEKLGVRIPDEELSKIRTVRDLRDTIARLSPDKQFAA is encoded by the coding sequence ATGGGCGAGAGGATCGACGTCATCGAGATGTTCAAGCAGGCGGCCTTCGAGGTCGACAATCGTCGCCTGCCCGACCTGAAGGCGGATACGCCGATCGCCACGCTGGGGATGGACTCGGTGGCGGTGATGGAGCTCGTCGCCTGGTTCGAGGAGAAGCTCGGCGTCAGGATCCCCGACGAGGAGCTGTCGAAGATCCGCACCGTGCGCGACCTGCGCGACACGATCGCGCGGCTTTCGCCGGATAAGCAGTTCGCCGCCTGA
- a CDS encoding 5'-deoxyadenosine deaminase, which yields MILLRDGTVVTMDAARTVRRADVLVDGVRIVRIGRVKPPRGTRIIDCAGKAVLPGLIQAHVHLCQTLFRNQADGLDLMDWLEQRILRYEAAHDERSLAFSARLGIAELLLGGTTSVLDMATVHHTEAVLRAAEESGVRYTGGKCLMDAGSGPLPENGASALREAESLGRKWHGAAGGRIRWALCPRFALSCTPALLRAVCELSTREDWLVHTHASESWREVELVREQTGAENVSYLEQAGLCGPRTVLAHCVQVTLDEIQTLARTATSVAHCPGANLKLASGHAPLTRLLAAGVNVALGADGAPCNNTLDVFHEMRLAATIHLPAAGAAAVPPAEVLAMATVRGARALGLSEEIGSLEVGKKADIAVLDLSAAHFQPAGPDLHATIVYCARASDVTDVLVDGRVLVRDRRLLTLDAGKLAAAASSEARRVLSAVS from the coding sequence ATGATCCTGCTCCGCGACGGCACCGTCGTCACCATGGACGCGGCGCGAACGGTGCGGCGCGCGGACGTCCTCGTCGACGGCGTCAGGATCGTACGCATCGGCAGGGTCAAGCCGCCGCGTGGCACCCGGATCATCGATTGCGCCGGAAAGGCGGTACTACCGGGGCTGATCCAGGCGCACGTCCATCTCTGCCAGACGCTGTTTCGCAACCAGGCCGACGGCCTCGATCTGATGGACTGGCTCGAGCAGCGGATCTTGCGGTACGAGGCCGCGCACGACGAGAGGTCGCTCGCGTTCTCCGCGCGCCTCGGGATCGCCGAGCTCCTCCTCGGGGGGACGACATCCGTGCTCGACATGGCGACGGTACATCACACCGAAGCCGTGCTCCGCGCGGCCGAGGAGAGCGGCGTCCGGTATACGGGCGGGAAATGCCTGATGGACGCCGGCAGCGGACCTTTGCCCGAGAACGGCGCGAGCGCCCTGCGCGAGGCGGAAAGCCTCGGACGCAAATGGCACGGCGCTGCGGGCGGCCGGATTCGCTGGGCGCTCTGCCCGCGATTTGCGCTCTCCTGCACGCCGGCGCTGCTCCGCGCTGTCTGCGAGCTGAGCACGCGCGAGGACTGGCTCGTGCACACGCATGCGAGCGAGAGTTGGCGCGAGGTCGAGCTGGTTCGCGAGCAGACTGGAGCGGAGAACGTTTCCTATCTGGAGCAGGCGGGACTCTGCGGGCCGCGGACGGTGCTCGCGCATTGCGTCCAGGTGACTTTGGACGAAATCCAGACGCTTGCGCGTACGGCGACGTCGGTGGCCCATTGCCCTGGCGCAAATCTGAAGCTGGCGAGCGGTCACGCGCCGCTGACGCGGCTGCTGGCGGCCGGAGTGAACGTGGCCCTCGGCGCCGATGGAGCGCCGTGCAACAACACGCTCGACGTCTTTCACGAGATGCGCCTCGCGGCGACCATCCATCTCCCGGCGGCTGGGGCCGCGGCTGTGCCGCCGGCAGAGGTGCTGGCGATGGCCACGGTGCGCGGCGCGCGAGCGCTGGGTCTGTCGGAGGAGATCGGCTCGCTCGAGGTGGGGAAGAAGGCGGACATCGCCGTGTTGGACCTCTCCGCCGCGCACTTCCAGCCGGCGGGGCCGGATCTGCATGCGACCATCGTCTATTGCGCGCGCGCGAGCGACGTCACGGACGTGCTCGTCGACGGCAGGGTGCTGGTGCGCGATCGCCGTCTGCTCACCTTGGATGCCGGCAAGCTCGCCGCCGCAGCATCCTCGGAGGCCCGGCGCGTCCTCAGCGCGGTGAGTTAA
- a CDS encoding rhomboid family intramembrane serine protease: protein MIPIRDTIRSRTAPVVTVALIVVNVMVFLHEIALGPYIERFVYAYGLIPRRFVYWPGAPLDPMRFLPLFTSMFWHGGWLHLIGNMLYLWIFGDNVEDRLGHLRFLLFYVFAGAAAGLTHVVLGPTSALPTVGASGAIAGVLGAYLVTFPRSRVLTFIPIFFLPWFVEIPAVVYLVFWFLMQLLQGLGSIGAPVETGGVAVWAHIGGFVAGIVLIKLMQPTRRRPRQLGVEP from the coding sequence GTGATCCCCATCCGTGACACCATCCGCTCCCGCACGGCTCCGGTGGTCACGGTCGCGTTGATCGTCGTGAACGTGATGGTGTTCCTGCACGAGATCGCTCTCGGCCCGTACATCGAGCGTTTCGTCTACGCCTATGGCTTGATCCCGCGGCGATTCGTGTACTGGCCGGGTGCGCCACTGGATCCGATGCGGTTCCTGCCGCTCTTCACCAGCATGTTCTGGCACGGCGGCTGGCTGCACCTGATCGGCAACATGCTCTACCTCTGGATCTTCGGCGACAACGTCGAGGATCGCCTCGGCCACCTGCGCTTTTTGCTCTTCTATGTCTTCGCCGGCGCCGCCGCGGGGCTCACGCATGTGGTGCTCGGTCCGACATCCGCGTTGCCGACCGTCGGAGCTTCGGGCGCGATTGCGGGCGTGCTCGGCGCTTATCTGGTCACGTTTCCGCGCTCGCGCGTGCTCACCTTCATACCCATCTTCTTCCTCCCCTGGTTCGTGGAGATTCCCGCGGTCGTCTATCTCGTCTTCTGGTTCCTGATGCAGCTGCTCCAGGGACTGGGATCGATCGGAGCGCCGGTGGAGACCGGCGGCGTGGCTGTCTGGGCGCACATCGGTGGCTTCGTTGCCGGCATCGTGCTGATCAAGCTCATGCAACCAACGCGCCGCCGGCCGCGTCAGCTCGGTGTCGAGCCGTGA